The following are encoded in a window of Heterodontus francisci isolate sHetFra1 unplaced genomic scaffold, sHetFra1.hap1 HAP1_SCAFFOLD_157, whole genome shotgun sequence genomic DNA:
- the LOC137358863 gene encoding probable G-protein coupled receptor 139, translating to MGLVPDLLCYRHWLRSADCAWCHRQTYLCVSGTMGQGCKTGSSTALSGVADTINLLTIGILSRRKCGLSKCVTRYLVALAAADLLVIFLDVILRHIPIVYPEQFQFLYSIPVCNIHAILLYAATDCSVWFTVTFTFDRFVAICCQKLKRKYCSEKTAAVVLGTVIVLSCLKNIFWYFMFTGRYLLWNIPWFCDAAEHARNSRIWGTIEFLHYILTPFVPFMVILLLNAVTVRHILVSSRGRRRLRDHSSGERRKDPEMDSRRKSIILLLIISANFILLWAVLMVFSIWSRMWYLGYQSIFLPAFLRELGFMLQLLSCCTNTAFYVVTQTQFRVQLKNVLKYPFTPIFKFIQCCDECMRLRQTRCRWWTGFGESGGELLASGFLASKLLL from the exons ATGGGCCTGGTCCCAGACCTGTTGTGTTACCGGCACTGGCTCCGATCAGCTGACTGTGCGTGGTGTCATCGCCAGACTTACCTATGTGTCTCGGGCACTATGGGTCAAGGGTGTAAGACTGGCAGttccactgctctcagtggcgttGCCGATACTA ttaacttgctgacgattgggatcttaTCTCGGCGAAAATGcgggctctccaaatgtgtcactcgctacctggtagccttggcagcggcggatctactggtcattttcCTGGatgtgatattgagacacattcccattgtttatccggaacagtttcagttcctgtattccatccccgtgtgtaatattcacgccatcctgctttacgcagccacagactgttctgtctggttcaccgtcactttcacctttgatcgatttgtggcgatttgttgccagaagctgaaaaggaaatattgcagcgagaaaacggcggctgtggttctgggaacagtgattgtgctgagctgtttaaagaacatcttctggtattttatgttcacaggtcgGTATTTGCTGTGGAACATCCCATGGTTTTGTGATGCAGCAGAGCATGCTCGGAATTCTCgtatctggggaacaatcgagttcctccattacattCTAACACCGTTTGTCCCATTTATGGTGATTCTACTGCTCAATGctgtcaccgtcagacacattttagtgagcagtagaggacgcaggagactccgggatcATAGCAGTGGGGAGAGacgcaaagacccagagatggatagccgaagaaaatccatcattttactgttaattatctcggcaaatttcattctgttatgggcagtgttaatgGTGTTTTCGATATGGAGCCGGATGTGGTATTTAGGTTATCAGTCTATATTTCTACCAGCgtttctgcgggaattgggcttcatgctacagctgctgagctgctgcacaaacactgcgttttatgtcgtgacccagactcagttcagagtgcagttgaagaatgtgctgaaatatccctttactccaatttttaaattcattcaatgtTGTGATGAGTGCATGAGATTGAGACAGACCCGTTGTCG atggtggacaggctttggcgagtcaggaggtgagttactcgcctcgggattcctggCCTCTAAACtgttgttgtag